One segment of Massilia sp. Se16.2.3 DNA contains the following:
- the nuoI gene encoding NADH-quinone oxidoreductase subunit NuoI — protein sequence MNRIKEILGSLMLTELFKGLALTGRYALSRKITVQYPEEKTPISNRFRGLHALRRYPNGEERCIACKLCEAVCPAMAITIESAQREDGTRRTTRYDIDLTKCIFCGFCEESCPVDSIVETHVLEYHGEKRGDLYYTKEMLLAVGDRYEADIAAARAADAKYR from the coding sequence ATGAACCGAATCAAGGAAATCCTCGGCAGCCTGATGCTGACCGAGCTGTTCAAGGGGCTGGCGCTGACGGGCCGCTATGCGCTGTCGCGCAAGATCACGGTGCAGTATCCGGAAGAGAAGACGCCGATCTCCAACCGTTTCCGCGGCCTGCACGCGCTGCGCCGCTACCCGAACGGGGAAGAGCGCTGCATCGCCTGCAAGCTGTGCGAAGCGGTGTGCCCGGCCATGGCCATCACGATCGAGTCGGCGCAGCGCGAGGACGGCACCCGCCGCACCACGCGCTATGACATCGACCTGACCAAGTGCATCTTCTGCGGCTTCTGCGAAGAGTCGTGCCCGGTCGACTCGATCGTCGAGACCCACGTGCTGGAATACCACGGCGAAAAGCGTGGCGATCTCTACTACACGAAAGAGATGCTGCTGGCCGTGGGCGACCGCTACGAAGCCGACATCGCCGCCGCCCGTGCGGCCGATGCGAAGTACCGGTAA
- the ispF gene encoding 2-C-methyl-D-erythritol 2,4-cyclodiphosphate synthase, with the protein MALASYNPTPPFRIGTGYDCHRLVEGRKLIVGGVTIPHRLGLFGHSDADVLLHAIIDALLGAAAPGDIGKHFPDTDPMFAGADSRVLLREAANRVLATGYTIGNVDATIIAQQPKMAPHIPQMVSRIAEDLGVSPQQVNVKAKTNEKLGYLGREEGMAAEAVALLIKAA; encoded by the coding sequence ATGGCACTCGCATCCTACAACCCGACCCCGCCGTTTCGCATCGGCACCGGCTATGACTGCCACCGGCTGGTCGAGGGCCGCAAGCTGATCGTCGGCGGCGTGACCATCCCGCACCGGCTCGGCCTGTTCGGCCACTCGGACGCCGACGTCCTGCTGCACGCGATCATCGACGCGCTGCTGGGCGCGGCCGCCCCGGGCGACATCGGCAAGCATTTCCCCGACACCGACCCCATGTTCGCAGGCGCCGATTCGCGCGTGCTGCTGCGCGAGGCGGCCAACCGCGTGCTCGCCACCGGCTACACCATCGGCAACGTCGACGCCACCATCATTGCCCAGCAGCCGAAGATGGCGCCGCACATCCCGCAAATGGTCTCGCGCATCGCCGAAGACCTGGGCGTGTCGCCGCAGCAGGTGAATGTCAAGGCCAAGACCAACGAGAAGCTGGGTTACCTGGGGCGGGAAGAGGGCATGGCGGCCGAGGCCGTGGCTTTGTTGATCAAGGCCGCGTAG
- the nuoN gene encoding NADH-quinone oxidoreductase subunit NuoN, producing the protein MNNTLLPAVDTNLVPVYAEIFLLIATSAILLIDMYLKGARRNVTYYLSLLTLVGCAVITMADFTSGATVYTFNGMYVSDPMSNLLKLFTYLAVGLTLVYSRQYAGERGMLSGNLGGEFYVIALLATLGQMIMISGNSTLSVYLGLELMSLSLYALVALRRDHAVSTEAAMKYFILGSLASGFMLYGISMIYGATGALNIPEIAARAATLGANDTILTFGLVFLVAGIAFKLGAAPFHMWAPDVYQGSPTAVTLLLGGAPKLAAFAIVMRLLVEAMPGMAKDWQQMLMVLAVLSLAIGNLTAIAQTNLKRMLAYSTIAQMGFVLLGMMAGVVGTDTSNMPAAYSSAMYASITYVLTTLGSFGMIMMLARSGFEAEQIADFKGLGRRAPWFAVVMTVLMFSLAGVPPMMGFMAKWAVLQAVANTGMVWLAVVAVLFSLIGAFYYLRVVKTMWFDEAADTSPIHAPTDMRVALSINGIMIVVLGLVPGALLGACLQAIKLTLAS; encoded by the coding sequence ATGAACAACACTTTGCTACCGGCCGTCGACACCAACCTGGTGCCGGTGTACGCCGAAATCTTCCTGCTGATCGCGACTTCCGCGATCCTGTTGATCGACATGTACCTGAAGGGGGCGCGCCGCAACGTCACCTATTACCTGTCGCTGCTGACCCTGGTCGGCTGCGCGGTCATCACCATGGCCGACTTCACCTCGGGCGCGACCGTGTACACCTTCAATGGCATGTACGTGTCGGACCCGATGTCGAACCTGCTCAAGCTGTTCACCTACCTGGCCGTCGGCCTGACGCTGGTGTATTCGCGCCAGTACGCCGGTGAGCGGGGCATGCTGTCCGGTAACCTGGGCGGCGAGTTCTATGTGATCGCACTGCTGGCCACGCTCGGCCAGATGATCATGATCTCGGGTAACAGCACGCTGTCGGTCTACCTGGGCCTGGAACTGATGTCGCTCTCGCTGTATGCCCTGGTAGCCCTGCGCCGCGACCACGCGGTCTCGACCGAAGCGGCGATGAAGTACTTCATCCTCGGTTCGCTGGCTTCGGGCTTCATGCTCTACGGTATCTCGATGATCTACGGCGCCACCGGCGCGCTGAACATCCCGGAGATCGCCGCCCGCGCGGCCACCCTTGGCGCGAACGACACCATCCTCACCTTCGGCCTGGTCTTCCTCGTCGCCGGTATCGCCTTCAAGCTGGGTGCCGCACCCTTCCACATGTGGGCGCCGGACGTCTACCAGGGTTCGCCGACGGCCGTGACCCTGCTGCTGGGTGGCGCGCCGAAGCTGGCGGCCTTCGCCATCGTCATGCGCCTGCTGGTCGAAGCGATGCCCGGCATGGCCAAGGACTGGCAGCAGATGCTGATGGTGCTGGCCGTGCTGTCGCTGGCGATCGGCAACCTGACCGCGATCGCCCAGACCAACCTCAAGCGCATGCTGGCCTATTCGACCATCGCCCAGATGGGCTTTGTCCTGCTGGGCATGATGGCCGGCGTGGTCGGCACCGACACCAGCAACATGCCGGCGGCGTATTCGTCGGCCATGTACGCGTCGATCACCTACGTGCTCACCACCCTGGGCAGCTTCGGCATGATCATGATGCTGGCGCGTTCGGGCTTCGAAGCCGAGCAGATCGCCGACTTCAAGGGCCTGGGCCGCCGCGCACCGTGGTTCGCGGTCGTGATGACGGTATTGATGTTCTCGCTGGCAGGCGTGCCGCCGATGATGGGCTTCATGGCCAAGTGGGCCGTGCTGCAGGCCGTCGCCAACACCGGCATGGTCTGGCTGGCCGTGGTGGCCGTGCTGTTCTCGCTGATCGGCGCCTTCTACTACCTGCGCGTCGTCAAGACGATGTGGTTCGACGAAGCGGCGGATACGAGCCCGATCCATGCGCCGACCGACATGCGCGTGGCGCTGTCGATCAACGGCATCATGATCGTCGTGCTGGGCCTGGTCCCGGGCGCGCTGCTCGGCGCCTGCCTGCAGGCGATCAAGCTGACGCTGGCTTCGTAA
- a CDS encoding DUF2818 family protein, whose product MDLSLASWLVIAVALAAANLPFASERVFGFIHLKPAQTGQERTKPFLARLLELLVLYFLVGALAWLLESRIGNVFAQRWEFYAVTSCLFVVLAFPGFVFQYLRKRH is encoded by the coding sequence GTGGATCTCTCGCTTGCCAGCTGGCTGGTCATCGCCGTCGCGCTCGCGGCGGCGAACCTGCCGTTCGCAAGCGAGCGCGTGTTCGGCTTCATTCACCTGAAGCCAGCGCAGACCGGGCAGGAGCGCACGAAACCTTTCCTCGCGCGCCTGCTCGAGCTCCTTGTTCTATACTTCCTCGTCGGCGCACTGGCCTGGCTGCTCGAATCCCGCATCGGCAACGTGTTTGCCCAGCGCTGGGAGTTCTATGCGGTGACAAGCTGCCTGTTCGTCGTGCTGGCGTTTCCGGGCTTCGTTTTCCAATACCTGCGTAAGCGCCACTGA
- the nuoK gene encoding NADH-quinone oxidoreductase subunit NuoK, with amino-acid sequence MTLSLAHYLVLGAILFAISIVGIFLNRKNIIILLMAIELMLLAVNLNFIAFSHYLGDAAGQIFVFFILTVAAAESAIGLAILVVLFRNLDTINVEDLDTLKG; translated from the coding sequence ATGACTTTATCGCTCGCACACTACCTGGTCCTGGGCGCGATCCTCTTCGCGATCTCGATCGTCGGTATCTTCCTGAACCGGAAGAACATCATCATCCTGCTGATGGCCATCGAACTGATGCTGCTGGCAGTGAACCTGAACTTCATCGCCTTCTCGCATTACCTGGGCGACGCGGCAGGGCAGATCTTCGTGTTCTTCATCCTGACCGTCGCGGCCGCCGAATCGGCGATCGGCCTGGCGATCCTGGTGGTTCTGTTCCGTAATCTGGACACGATCAACGTGGAAGACCTCGATACCCTCAAGGGTTGA
- a CDS encoding NADH-quinone oxidoreductase subunit M — protein sequence MMQSTIPYLSLAIWLPILFGVLVLAVGRDRNAGFVRMLSLFGAVVSLLPTIPLIMNFDSAAHGMQFAETAPWIERFNIFYRLGVDGLSLWFVPLTAFITVIVVLAAWEVIQDRVAQYMGSFLLLSGLMIGVFAALDGVLFYFFFEATLIPMFIIIGVFGGPNRVYAAFKFFLYTFFGSLLTLIAIIYLYNVSGTFDIQQWHVQPLGMKEQILIFIAFFMAFAVKVPMWPVHTWLPDAHVEAPTGGSVVLAAIMLKLGAYGFLRFSLPIAPDASHYLAPVVIVLSLIAVIYIGLVALVQKDMKKLVAYSSIAHMGFVTLGFFIFNEMGVQGGLMQSISHGFVSGAMFLCIGVLYDRMHSREIADYGGVVNTMPKFAAFAVLFSMANAGLPATSGFIGEFMVILGAVQFNFWTGLAAGTALILGAAYSLWMVKRVVFGPIGNKHVAELVDLNRREFAILAVLAIATLYMGLYPAPIAETLQTSVADLLQHVSVSKLPQLPQ from the coding sequence ATGATGCAGTCAACTATTCCTTACCTGAGCCTGGCGATCTGGCTCCCGATCCTCTTCGGCGTGCTCGTGCTCGCCGTCGGCCGCGACAGGAATGCGGGTTTTGTCCGCATGCTGTCGCTGTTTGGCGCCGTCGTCAGCCTGCTGCCGACGATTCCGCTGATCATGAACTTCGACAGCGCGGCCCACGGCATGCAGTTCGCCGAAACCGCGCCGTGGATCGAGCGTTTCAACATCTTCTACCGCCTCGGCGTCGATGGCCTGTCGCTGTGGTTCGTGCCGCTGACCGCTTTTATTACGGTCATCGTCGTGCTGGCCGCCTGGGAAGTCATCCAGGACCGCGTCGCGCAGTACATGGGTTCCTTCCTGCTGCTGTCGGGCCTGATGATCGGCGTGTTCGCCGCGCTCGACGGCGTGCTGTTCTACTTCTTCTTCGAAGCGACCCTGATCCCGATGTTCATCATCATCGGCGTCTTCGGTGGCCCGAACCGCGTGTATGCGGCATTCAAGTTCTTCCTGTACACGTTCTTCGGCTCGCTGCTGACCCTGATCGCGATCATCTACCTGTACAACGTGTCGGGCACCTTCGACATCCAGCAATGGCACGTCCAGCCGCTGGGCATGAAGGAACAGATCCTGATCTTCATCGCCTTCTTCATGGCCTTCGCCGTGAAAGTGCCGATGTGGCCGGTGCACACCTGGCTGCCGGATGCCCACGTGGAAGCGCCGACCGGCGGCTCCGTCGTGCTGGCCGCGATCATGCTGAAACTCGGTGCCTACGGTTTCCTGCGGTTCTCGCTGCCGATCGCCCCGGACGCCTCGCACTACCTGGCGCCGGTCGTCATCGTGCTCTCCTTGATCGCCGTGATCTACATCGGCCTCGTGGCCCTGGTCCAGAAGGACATGAAGAAGCTGGTGGCCTATTCGTCGATCGCCCACATGGGTTTTGTTACCCTGGGTTTCTTCATCTTCAACGAGATGGGCGTGCAGGGCGGCCTGATGCAGTCGATCTCGCACGGCTTCGTGTCGGGCGCGATGTTCCTCTGCATCGGCGTGCTGTACGACCGCATGCACTCGCGTGAAATCGCCGACTACGGCGGCGTCGTCAACACGATGCCGAAGTTCGCCGCCTTTGCCGTGCTGTTCTCGATGGCCAATGCCGGCCTGCCGGCCACTTCCGGCTTCATCGGCGAGTTCATGGTCATCCTGGGCGCCGTGCAGTTCAACTTCTGGACCGGCCTGGCAGCCGGTACCGCCCTGATCCTGGGCGCCGCCTACTCGCTGTGGATGGTCAAGCGTGTCGTGTTCGGTCCGATCGGTAACAAGCACGTTGCCGAACTGGTCGACCTGAACCGCCGCGAGTTCGCGATCCTGGCCGTGCTGGCGATTGCCACCCTGTACATGGGCCTGTACCCGGCGCCAATCGCCGAGACGCTGCAGACCTCGGTGGCCGACCTGCTGCAACACGTGTCCGTCAGCAAGCTGCCGCAGCTGCCTCAATAA
- a CDS encoding NUDIX domain-containing protein, with protein sequence MDSNLKEIRLDGEVAYDGKFLKVSRDRIQLPDGKITHREYIRHPGAVVILPLFDDGRVLLERQFRYPNDRVFIEFPAGKIDPGEEHLACAKRELEEETGYSASRWDFVCTIHNAIAYSDEHLEIFLARGLTAGTPKLDEGEFLETFTVTVPELLDMVKRGEITDVKTIIGAFWLDKITGGTWSPA encoded by the coding sequence ATGGATTCGAATCTGAAGGAAATCCGCCTGGACGGCGAGGTTGCCTATGACGGCAAGTTCTTGAAAGTCTCGCGCGACCGCATCCAGCTGCCTGACGGCAAAATCACCCACCGCGAATACATCCGCCATCCGGGTGCCGTCGTGATCCTGCCGCTCTTCGACGACGGCCGCGTGCTGCTCGAGCGCCAGTTCCGCTATCCGAACGACCGCGTCTTCATCGAGTTCCCGGCCGGGAAGATCGATCCGGGCGAGGAACACCTCGCCTGCGCCAAACGCGAGCTGGAAGAAGAAACCGGCTACAGCGCCAGCCGCTGGGATTTCGTCTGCACCATCCACAACGCGATTGCCTACTCGGACGAGCACCTGGAAATCTTCCTCGCGCGCGGCCTGACGGCGGGCACGCCCAAGCTCGACGAGGGCGAATTCCTCGAAACCTTCACCGTCACCGTCCCCGAGCTGCTGGACATGGTCAAGCGCGGCGAGATTACCGACGTGAAAACCATCATCGGCGCCTTCTGGCTCGACAAGATCACGGGCGGGACCTGGTCGCCCGCCTGA
- the ispD gene encoding 2-C-methyl-D-erythritol 4-phosphate cytidylyltransferase, whose product MAASGPKQYLKIGGKPMLRHAIDAFLFSELIAHTYVVVSADDPVIDSVVPSHGVTVLRCGGATRMETVRNALAALAGTLRENDWVLVHDAARPGLDEALIEKLITNTGEHPVGGLLALPVVDTVKRSIAGEVGTVSREGMWLAQTPQMFRYKLLRDALDFVSNAARDPRQVTDDASAVEALGLSPQLVEGHPRNMKVTLPGDVRIAEMYLATAQPELL is encoded by the coding sequence ATGGCTGCGAGCGGGCCGAAGCAATATTTGAAAATCGGCGGCAAGCCGATGCTGCGCCACGCCATCGACGCCTTCCTCTTCAGCGAACTCATCGCCCATACTTATGTCGTCGTCAGCGCCGACGACCCGGTCATCGACAGTGTCGTGCCCAGCCATGGCGTGACCGTGCTGCGCTGCGGCGGCGCCACCCGCATGGAGACTGTCCGCAACGCCCTCGCGGCCCTGGCTGGCACCCTGCGCGAGAACGACTGGGTGCTGGTGCACGACGCCGCGCGCCCGGGACTGGACGAAGCGCTGATCGAGAAGCTGATCACCAACACGGGCGAACACCCGGTCGGCGGCCTGCTCGCGCTGCCGGTGGTCGACACCGTCAAGCGCAGCATCGCCGGCGAAGTCGGCACCGTCTCGCGCGAAGGGATGTGGCTGGCGCAGACGCCGCAGATGTTCCGCTACAAGCTGCTGCGCGACGCCCTTGACTTTGTGAGCAATGCGGCGCGCGACCCGCGCCAGGTCACCGACGACGCCTCCGCCGTGGAGGCGCTCGGCCTGTCGCCGCAACTGGTCGAAGGCCATCCGCGCAACATGAAGGTGACCTTGCCGGGCGATGTGCGCATCGCCGAAATGTACCTGGCGACCGCCCAACCCGAATTACTGTAA
- a CDS encoding tetratricopeptide repeat protein produces the protein MAETTDNLQDFTWIYMKKCLAAAALFACVLASATAAEPAPLKRSYAAKFDRAVNLIDEYHGDGEALVAVRKELEEVLRVYPRYAPAYREMARYFMLEGHLHSLRFKPGALEAADAALQKAISIRPHYAEAFVLYGHLYKLMGRHQDALAALAKAEKLGTTDPWLENNWADLLNDEEKYEDAAVRYRRVLASGTRNTKAMSAALVGMTTYYLNIGNLDEADAMYRKRIAFRPHMAWTHGDYAQFLLCWKADFEGAIIHGRQALDIMDYGAGRYWLAAALYRKWAQAPEDIETGGSAFAQAQDLYPDLTSIVRNAESCPTLAVVAAALERARPAADTTSMPE, from the coding sequence TTGGCAGAAACTACTGATAACCTGCAGGATTTTACCTGGATCTATATGAAGAAATGTCTCGCCGCTGCGGCGCTGTTCGCCTGTGTGCTCGCAAGCGCAACGGCTGCCGAACCCGCTCCATTGAAGCGATCCTATGCCGCGAAGTTCGACCGCGCTGTGAACCTGATCGACGAATATCACGGCGATGGCGAAGCGCTGGTAGCGGTGCGGAAGGAACTGGAAGAGGTACTGAGGGTATATCCTCGCTATGCTCCCGCATACCGGGAGATGGCAAGGTATTTCATGCTGGAAGGCCACTTGCATTCACTGCGTTTCAAGCCGGGTGCACTGGAGGCAGCCGACGCGGCACTGCAGAAAGCAATCAGCATTCGTCCCCATTATGCCGAAGCGTTCGTGCTATACGGGCATCTCTACAAGCTGATGGGGCGACACCAGGACGCGCTAGCTGCACTGGCAAAGGCGGAAAAACTAGGTACCACTGATCCATGGCTGGAGAACAACTGGGCCGACTTGCTCAATGACGAAGAAAAGTATGAAGACGCAGCGGTACGCTATCGGCGCGTGCTCGCTAGCGGGACACGCAACACCAAGGCCATGAGCGCCGCACTGGTGGGCATGACCACGTATTACCTCAACATCGGAAATCTCGACGAGGCTGATGCGATGTACAGGAAGCGCATTGCATTCCGTCCGCATATGGCTTGGACCCACGGCGATTACGCGCAATTCCTGCTGTGTTGGAAAGCCGATTTCGAAGGCGCCATCATTCACGGGCGCCAGGCACTCGACATCATGGACTACGGCGCTGGCCGTTATTGGCTCGCTGCCGCCCTGTACCGGAAATGGGCGCAGGCTCCCGAGGATATCGAAACGGGCGGAAGCGCTTTTGCACAGGCCCAGGATCTCTATCCTGATCTAACGAGCATCGTCCGCAATGCCGAGAGCTGCCCCACGCTTGCCGTGGTGGCCGCTGCGCTCGAGCGCGCCAGGCCTGCCGCCGACACGACGAGCATGCCTGAATAG
- a CDS encoding pyridoxamine 5'-phosphate oxidase family protein has translation MSSHLITDLAALESLFGPVAPPSIAKETDRLHPVYARWIEQARFALLSTSGPQGLDVSPRGDAGHLVRIVDEHTLLLPERRGNNRIDSLRNLIADPRIGLLFLIPGVGETLRVRGQAEISVAPDLLDSFAVEGKRPICVLRVAVEKVFFQCARAILRSRLWHVDEHDRSKVPTPGKMLAELTAGFDGDSYDRALPQRQRDSLY, from the coding sequence ATGTCCAGCCATTTGATCACCGACCTTGCCGCGCTCGAGTCACTGTTCGGCCCGGTCGCTCCCCCATCCATCGCCAAGGAAACCGACCGTCTGCATCCGGTGTATGCGCGCTGGATCGAACAGGCGCGCTTTGCCCTGCTGTCAACCAGCGGGCCGCAAGGCCTGGACGTGTCGCCCCGGGGCGACGCGGGTCACCTGGTGCGCATCGTCGACGAACACACCCTGCTGCTGCCCGAGCGGCGCGGCAACAACCGCATCGACAGCCTGCGCAACCTGATTGCGGACCCACGCATCGGCTTGCTCTTCCTGATCCCGGGTGTAGGGGAAACCCTGCGGGTGCGCGGCCAAGCGGAAATCAGCGTCGCGCCGGACCTGCTTGATTCGTTCGCGGTGGAGGGCAAGCGGCCGATCTGCGTGCTGCGCGTCGCCGTCGAGAAGGTATTCTTCCAGTGCGCGCGCGCGATCCTGCGCTCGCGGCTCTGGCACGTGGACGAGCACGACAGGTCGAAGGTTCCGACGCCTGGCAAGATGCTGGCGGAACTGACTGCAGGCTTCGACGGCGACAGCTACGACCGTGCCTTGCCGCAGCGCCAGCGTGACTCCCTCTATTGA
- a CDS encoding NADH-quinone oxidoreductase subunit J, with amino-acid sequence MEFTTGLFYVFAAIMVLSALRVITAKNPVHAALFLVLAFFNAAGIWLLLKAEFLAIVLVLVYVGAVMVLFLFVVMMLDINVDRMREGFLGYLPMALLIGAIVVIEMALVLWNGYGNFAQTPEAAALNIGGTRELGRLIYTRYIYGFEIAAVILLVAIIAAVALTLRKRKDSKAIDPGAAVRVKRNDRLRIVKMAAVSAAGHDANSASSLQDTKETP; translated from the coding sequence ATGGAATTTACAACTGGATTGTTCTACGTCTTCGCGGCCATCATGGTGCTGTCCGCGCTGCGCGTCATCACCGCCAAGAACCCGGTCCACGCCGCGCTGTTCCTGGTGCTCGCGTTCTTCAACGCGGCCGGCATCTGGCTGCTGCTGAAGGCCGAGTTCCTCGCCATCGTGCTGGTGCTGGTCTATGTCGGCGCCGTCATGGTGCTGTTCCTCTTCGTCGTCATGATGCTCGACATTAACGTCGACCGCATGCGCGAAGGCTTCCTCGGCTACCTGCCGATGGCCCTCCTGATCGGCGCCATCGTCGTCATCGAAATGGCCCTGGTGCTGTGGAATGGCTACGGCAACTTCGCCCAGACGCCGGAAGCGGCCGCGCTGAACATCGGCGGTACGCGCGAACTCGGCCGCCTGATCTACACCAGGTACATCTACGGCTTCGAAATCGCCGCCGTGATCCTGCTGGTGGCCATCATCGCCGCCGTTGCACTGACCTTGCGCAAGCGTAAGGACAGCAAGGCGATCGATCCGGGCGCCGCCGTGCGCGTGAAGCGTAACGACCGCCTGCGCATCGTCAAGATGGCAGCGGTGAGCGCAGCCGGCCATGACGCCAACAGCGCATCAAGCCTGCAGGACACGAAGGAGACCCCATGA
- the nuoL gene encoding NADH-quinone oxidoreductase subunit L, with the protein MAEQLSSSLLLAVPLAPLAGSAIAGLLGTKFLGNVVGRKVSHTATILGVAIAMVISIMTLMKVLDGATFNEDIYTWMQVGTVKLAVGFQIDALSAMMMCVVTSVSLMVHIYTIGYMAEDEGYNRFFSYISLFTFSMLMLVMSNNFLQLFFGWEAVGLVSYLLIGFWYTRPTAIFANMKAFLVNRVGDFGFILGIGLLLAASGTMHYGETFAQADKLVGMTVPGIGWPLLTAACICLFIGAMGKSAQFPLHVWLPDSMEGPTPISALIHAATMVTAGIFMVSRMSPLFELSDTALSFVMVIGAITALFMGFLGIIQNDIKRVVAYSTLSQLGYMTVALGASAYSVAVFHLMTHAFFKALLFLGAGSVIIGMHHDQDMRNMGGLRKYMKITWLTSLAGSLALIGTPFFSGFYSKDSIIEAVHASNLPGSSFAYFAVVAGVFITAFYSFRMYFLVFHGKERFGQAHAHDAHPHDDHKQAVAAGHEHDDPLAAHDSDAHHEEDSHGDHHHGLAPGQKPHESPWVVTLPLVLLAIPSVLIGYFTIEPMLHGEFFKNVIFVGENHTAMEALREEFHHLHNAAGMGAHGFLTLPFGLAALGVICAYVCYMLKPSIPAWFYRHFKFLHTLLDNKYYMDKFNQAVFAGGARALGGGLWKVGDRALIDGLLVNGSAKVVGWFSLLTRTFQTGYIYHYAFVMIVGVMATLLYFFPFWR; encoded by the coding sequence ATGGCGGAGCAGCTCTCTTCCTCACTCTTACTGGCGGTGCCCCTGGCGCCGCTGGCAGGCTCGGCGATTGCCGGCCTGCTCGGTACCAAGTTCCTGGGTAACGTCGTCGGCCGCAAGGTGTCGCATACCGCGACCATTCTCGGCGTGGCGATCGCCATGGTCATCTCGATCATGACCCTGATGAAGGTCCTGGACGGCGCCACCTTCAACGAAGACATCTATACCTGGATGCAGGTCGGCACGGTGAAACTGGCCGTCGGCTTCCAGATCGATGCGCTGTCGGCGATGATGATGTGCGTGGTCACCTCGGTGTCGCTGATGGTCCACATCTACACGATCGGCTACATGGCCGAGGACGAAGGCTACAACCGCTTCTTCTCGTACATCTCGCTGTTCACCTTCTCGATGCTGATGCTGGTCATGTCGAACAACTTCCTGCAGCTGTTCTTCGGCTGGGAGGCGGTGGGCCTGGTGTCGTATCTCCTGATCGGCTTCTGGTACACCCGTCCGACCGCGATCTTCGCCAACATGAAGGCCTTCCTGGTCAACCGCGTCGGCGACTTCGGCTTCATCCTCGGCATCGGCCTGCTGCTGGCCGCATCCGGCACCATGCACTACGGCGAAACCTTTGCGCAAGCTGACAAGCTGGTCGGCATGACGGTGCCGGGCATCGGCTGGCCGCTGCTGACCGCCGCCTGCATCTGCCTGTTCATCGGCGCGATGGGCAAGTCGGCGCAGTTCCCGCTGCACGTCTGGCTGCCTGACTCGATGGAAGGCCCGACCCCGATCTCGGCACTGATCCACGCCGCGACCATGGTTACCGCCGGCATCTTCATGGTGTCGCGCATGTCGCCGCTGTTCGAACTGTCGGACACCGCGCTGTCCTTCGTCATGGTCATCGGTGCGATTACCGCGCTGTTCATGGGCTTCCTCGGCATCATCCAGAACGACATCAAGCGCGTCGTCGCTTACTCGACCCTGTCGCAGCTGGGCTACATGACCGTCGCGCTGGGCGCCTCGGCCTATTCGGTCGCCGTCTTCCACCTGATGACCCACGCGTTCTTCAAGGCACTGCTGTTCCTGGGCGCCGGTTCCGTCATCATCGGCATGCACCACGACCAGGACATGCGCAACATGGGCGGCCTGCGCAAGTACATGAAGATCACCTGGCTGACCTCGCTGGCCGGCTCGCTGGCCCTGATCGGCACGCCGTTCTTCTCGGGCTTCTACTCGAAGGATTCGATCATCGAAGCGGTGCACGCGTCGAACCTGCCGGGGTCAAGCTTTGCCTACTTCGCGGTCGTGGCCGGCGTGTTCATCACCGCCTTCTACTCCTTCCGCATGTATTTCCTGGTCTTCCACGGGAAAGAGCGTTTCGGCCAGGCCCACGCCCACGATGCGCACCCGCACGATGACCACAAGCAGGCCGTCGCTGCCGGCCACGAGCACGACGACCCGCTGGCTGCCCATGACTCGGACGCGCACCACGAGGAAGACTCGCATGGTGACCACCACCACGGCCTGGCACCTGGCCAGAAGCCGCACGAGTCGCCATGGGTCGTGACCCTGCCGCTGGTTCTGCTGGCGATCCCGTCGGTGCTGATCGGCTACTTCACCATCGAGCCGATGCTGCATGGCGAGTTCTTCAAGAACGTGATCTTCGTCGGCGAAAACCACACGGCGATGGAAGCGCTGCGCGAAGAATTCCACCACCTGCATAACGCGGCCGGCATGGGTGCCCACGGCTTCCTGACCCTGCCGTTCGGCCTGGCAGCGCTCGGCGTGATCTGCGCCTACGTCTGCTACATGCTGAAACCGTCGATTCCGGCCTGGTTCTACCGCCACTTCAAGTTCCTGCACACCCTGCTGGACAACAAGTACTACATGGACAAGTTCAACCAGGCGGTGTTCGCCGGCGGCGCGCGCGCCCTCGGTGGCGGCCTGTGGAAGGTGGGCGACCGTGCGCTGATCGACGGCCTGCTGGTCAACGGCAGCGCCAAGGTGGTCGGCTGGTTCTCGCTGCTGACCCGTACTTTCCAGACCGGTTACATCTATCACTACGCGTTCGTGATGATCGTGGGCGTCATGGCGACCCTGCTGTACTTCTTCCCGTTCTGGCGCTAA